The Stenotrophomonas rhizophila genome has a window encoding:
- a CDS encoding agmatine deiminase family protein: MNDTLRFPAEWESQSAILIAWPHADTDWADRLGDVEDTYIALVAAITRFQPVVIIVADDDLEAYADARLRSNRIDTDRVRFVTAPYDDTWLRDSGPITLRRADGGFRLLDFRFTGWGGKFEASLDDQLVGVLHAANLFADAELQSIPFALEGGAIETDGAGTLLTTWKCLHERHPDRDRASLSADMASWLAQDRVLWLDHGYLEGDDTDAHIDTLARFASVDSIVYQACDDASDSHHAELQAMGNELAALRTADGQPYRLFPLPWARPVIDEGRRLAASYANYLILNGAVLMPAYGDVADDAARDVLAQAYPDHEIVQVPCRSLIWQNGSLHCITMQLPAGLLAA; this comes from the coding sequence ATGAACGATACGCTCCGCTTTCCGGCCGAATGGGAATCCCAGTCCGCCATCCTGATCGCCTGGCCCCACGCCGACACCGACTGGGCCGACCGCCTGGGTGACGTCGAGGACACCTACATCGCGCTGGTCGCGGCCATCACCCGCTTCCAGCCGGTGGTGATCATCGTGGCCGATGACGACCTGGAGGCGTACGCCGACGCGCGCCTGCGCTCCAACCGGATCGACACCGACCGCGTGCGTTTCGTCACCGCGCCGTACGACGACACCTGGCTGCGCGATTCGGGCCCGATCACGCTGCGCCGCGCCGACGGCGGCTTCCGGCTGCTGGACTTCCGCTTCACCGGCTGGGGCGGCAAGTTCGAGGCCAGCCTGGACGACCAGCTGGTGGGCGTGCTGCACGCCGCCAACCTGTTCGCCGACGCGGAGCTGCAGAGCATTCCGTTCGCGCTGGAAGGCGGCGCCATCGAAACCGACGGCGCGGGTACCCTGCTCACCACCTGGAAGTGCCTGCACGAACGCCACCCGGACCGGGATCGTGCGTCGCTGAGCGCGGACATGGCGAGCTGGCTGGCGCAGGATCGGGTGCTGTGGCTGGACCACGGCTACCTGGAAGGCGACGACACCGACGCGCACATCGACACGCTGGCGCGTTTCGCGTCGGTGGACAGCATTGTCTACCAGGCCTGCGATGACGCCAGCGATTCGCACCATGCCGAGCTGCAGGCGATGGGCAACGAACTGGCCGCGCTGCGCACCGCCGACGGCCAGCCGTACCGCCTGTTCCCGCTGCCGTGGGCACGCCCGGTGATCGACGAAGGCCGCCGCCTGGCCGCGTCCTACGCCAATTACCTGATCCTCAACGGCGCGGTGCTGATGCCGGCCTACGGTGACGTGGCTGACGACGCGGCACGCGACGTGCTGGCCCAGGCCTACCCGGACCACGAGATCGTGCAGGTACCCTGCCGCTCGCTGATCTGGCAGAACGGCAGCCTGCACTGCATCACCATGCAGTTGCCGGCTGGGTTGCTGGCGGCGTAA
- a CDS encoding LapA family protein — MKVARLLILLAVLVAGLVIGALNSQDMTLNLGFTAIHSSTGLAITVALLTGAIIGAGLVLVGVVIPLYSRLRKAQKAAPAAAPVASSSSPFDGR; from the coding sequence ATGAAAGTCGCACGTCTGTTGATCCTGCTCGCCGTGCTGGTGGCCGGGCTCGTCATCGGTGCCCTCAATTCGCAGGACATGACCCTCAACCTGGGGTTCACTGCCATCCATTCCAGCACCGGCCTGGCCATTACCGTGGCCCTGTTGACCGGTGCGATCATCGGTGCCGGGCTGGTCCTGGTCGGCGTGGTGATCCCGTTGTATTCCCGACTGCGCAAAGCGCAGAAAGCGGCTCCGGCCGCCGCCCCCGTGGCGTCTTCTTCTTCACCTTTCGACGGACGTTGA
- a CDS encoding TraB/GumN family protein gives MNDEMTENLMDDNGDTLFAGQPVRVVERDGVRYTLLGTAHVSQASVEVVERAINSGRFDAVAVELDPQRLQALTNPDALAKLDLVEVIRKGRVALFAANLALAAYQRRLAEQLGIEPGAELKRAVGLANAHNLPVHLIDREVGLTFKRASQRLGFFGKIKLVMGLGAGLFASDDVGEDEIEKLKQGDMLEASFGEFASESPALYETIIGERDRYMATRLREVHDPAQREVLAVVGAGHLAGLAKYLESDTEAPGPLRASLEDVPKKRNIPWITLTILAVVLAGIAVGFYRGGLGVGTELLAVWAMYTGGLAGLGCLLAGSHPLSILTAIVVAPFKPFRLSIPTGAFAALVEARLRKPAYEDFLKLRDDAQSVRGWYRNRVTRVVLTFMLTNLGSMLGLWLTGFQVWNKVGG, from the coding sequence ATGAATGATGAAATGACTGAAAACCTGATGGACGACAACGGCGACACCCTGTTCGCCGGCCAGCCCGTGCGCGTGGTCGAGCGCGACGGCGTGCGCTATACCTTGCTGGGCACCGCGCACGTCTCGCAGGCCAGCGTGGAGGTGGTGGAACGGGCCATCAACAGCGGCCGCTTCGATGCGGTCGCGGTGGAGCTGGATCCGCAGCGCCTCCAGGCGCTGACCAATCCCGATGCGTTGGCCAAGCTGGACCTGGTCGAAGTGATCCGCAAGGGCCGCGTGGCGCTGTTCGCCGCCAACCTCGCCCTGGCCGCCTACCAGCGGCGGCTGGCCGAGCAGCTGGGCATCGAGCCCGGTGCCGAGCTCAAGCGCGCAGTCGGCCTGGCCAACGCGCACAACCTGCCGGTGCACCTGATCGACCGCGAAGTGGGCCTGACCTTCAAGCGCGCCTCGCAGCGACTGGGCTTCTTCGGCAAGATCAAACTGGTCATGGGCCTGGGCGCCGGCCTGTTCGCCTCCGACGACGTCGGCGAAGACGAGATCGAGAAGCTCAAGCAGGGTGACATGCTGGAAGCGAGCTTCGGCGAGTTCGCCAGCGAAAGCCCGGCACTGTACGAAACCATCATCGGCGAGCGCGACCGCTACATGGCCACCCGCCTGCGCGAAGTACACGATCCGGCGCAGCGCGAAGTGCTGGCCGTGGTCGGTGCCGGCCACCTGGCCGGGCTGGCGAAATACCTGGAATCGGACACCGAAGCGCCCGGCCCGCTGCGTGCGTCGCTGGAAGACGTGCCGAAGAAGCGCAACATTCCGTGGATCACGCTGACCATCCTGGCAGTGGTGTTGGCCGGTATTGCCGTGGGGTTCTATCGCGGTGGACTGGGCGTGGGCACCGAGCTGCTGGCGGTGTGGGCGATGTACACCGGCGGCTTGGCCGGGTTGGGCTGCCTGCTGGCCGGCAGCCATCCGCTGAGCATCCTTACCGCGATCGTGGTGGCGCCGTTCAAGCCATTCCGCCTGAGCATCCCGACCGGCGCCTTTGCCGCGCTGGTCGAGGCGCGCCTGCGCAAGCCGGCGTACGAGGATTTCCTCAAGCTGCGCGATGACGCGCAGAGCGTGCGCGGCTGGTACCGCAACCGCGTCACCCGGGTGGTGCTGACCTTCATGCTGACCAACCTCGGCAGCATGCTGGGCTTGTGGCTCACCGGCTTCCAGGTCTGGAACAAGGTCGGCGGCTGA
- a CDS encoding integration host factor subunit beta codes for MTKSELIEILARRQAHLKSDDVDLAVKSLLEMMGGALAGGDRIEIRGFGSFSLHYRPPRLGRNPKTGESVALPGKHVPHFKPGKELRERVSAVVPLESDPA; via the coding sequence ATGACCAAATCCGAGTTGATCGAAATCCTGGCGCGCCGACAGGCGCATCTGAAGTCGGACGATGTCGATCTGGCGGTGAAGTCGTTGCTGGAGATGATGGGCGGGGCGCTGGCTGGCGGGGATCGCATCGAGATCCGCGGGTTCGGCAGTTTTTCGTTGCACTACCGGCCGCCGCGGCTGGGGCGCAACCCCAAGACCGGGGAATCGGTCGCACTGCCGGGCAAGCATGTCCCGCATTTCAAGCCGGGCAAGGAACTCCGTGAGCGCGTAAGCGCCGTGGTGCCGCTGGAAAGCGATCCGGCCTAG
- the cmk gene encoding (d)CMP kinase, translating into MNQPSPVLTIDGPSGAGKGTVSRIVARRLGWHYLDSGALYRAVGVAASWADIDTSDASALVRCTFDTHVRFVEADDGSLRVIVNETDATDELRLETTGALASAIAAIPEVRAALKERQRAFRVLPGLVADGRDMGTVIFPDAPFKVFLTASAEERAERRHNQLKDKGVSVNFDDLLREIMARDARDAQRTVAPLKPADDAVVIDTSGIGIDEVVAKVLDLLPVSGA; encoded by the coding sequence ATGAACCAGCCTTCTCCCGTGCTCACCATCGACGGCCCGTCCGGGGCCGGCAAGGGGACCGTCAGCCGCATTGTCGCACGCCGGCTGGGCTGGCATTACCTGGATTCGGGCGCCCTGTACCGCGCCGTGGGCGTGGCTGCCAGCTGGGCCGATATCGACACCTCCGATGCCTCGGCACTGGTGCGCTGCACCTTCGACACCCATGTCCGCTTCGTCGAGGCCGACGATGGCAGCCTGCGTGTCATCGTCAATGAGACCGACGCCACCGACGAGCTTCGGCTGGAAACCACCGGGGCCCTGGCCTCGGCCATTGCCGCCATTCCCGAGGTCCGCGCCGCCCTTAAAGAACGTCAACGCGCATTCAGGGTTCTCCCGGGCCTGGTAGCCGACGGGCGGGACATGGGGACGGTCATCTTCCCCGACGCCCCATTCAAGGTCTTCCTGACGGCCAGTGCCGAGGAGCGCGCCGAGCGCCGGCATAACCAGTTGAAAGACAAGGGGGTTTCTGTTAACTTTGATGACCTCCTGCGCGAGATCATGGCCCGCGACGCCCGTGATGCACAGCGCACAGTGGCGCCCCTGAAGCCGGCAGACGATGCCGTCGTCATCGACACCAGTGGTATCGGCATCGACGAAGTCGTTGCCAAGGTACTGGATCTGCTTCCGGTTTCGGGTGCCTGA
- the ykgO gene encoding type B 50S ribosomal protein L36, with product MKVLSSLKSAKSRHRDCKVVRRRGKIFVICKSNPRFKARQR from the coding sequence ATGAAAGTCCTGTCTTCCCTGAAGTCGGCCAAGTCCCGTCACCGTGACTGCAAGGTCGTCCGTCGTCGCGGCAAGATCTTCGTGATCTGCAAGTCGAACCCGCGTTTCAAGGCTCGCCAGCGCTGA
- a CDS encoding carbon-nitrogen hydrolase — MSSRHTLSVALIQERNHGDAAANLAVIETRVAEAAAQGAKLVLLQELHNGAYFCQHESVDEFDLAEPIPGPSTERLGALAKKHGVVIVGSLFERRAAGLYHNTAVVFEKDGTLLGKYRKMHIPDDPGFYEKFYFTPGDIGFKPIDTSVGRLGVLVCWDQWYPEAARLMALAGAELLLYPTAIGWDPDDQKDEQGRQRDAWVLSHRGHAVANGVPVLSCNRVGHEPSPLGASGIQFWGNSHVLGPQGEFIAEAGGDPTVLVCDVDLQRSEHVRRIWPFLRDRRIDAYGDLLKRYID; from the coding sequence ATGAGCTCACGCCACACCCTTTCCGTCGCCCTGATCCAGGAGCGCAACCACGGTGACGCGGCCGCCAACCTGGCCGTGATCGAAACGCGCGTGGCTGAAGCGGCTGCCCAGGGTGCCAAGCTGGTCCTGCTGCAGGAACTGCACAACGGCGCGTACTTCTGCCAGCACGAATCGGTGGATGAGTTCGACCTGGCCGAACCGATTCCCGGGCCGAGCACCGAGCGCCTTGGCGCGCTTGCGAAGAAGCATGGCGTGGTGATCGTCGGCTCGCTGTTCGAGCGCCGCGCCGCCGGCCTGTACCACAACACCGCCGTGGTGTTCGAAAAGGACGGCACCCTGCTGGGCAAGTATCGCAAGATGCACATCCCGGACGATCCCGGCTTCTATGAGAAGTTCTACTTCACCCCCGGCGACATCGGCTTCAAGCCGATCGATACCTCGGTGGGTCGCCTTGGCGTGCTCGTCTGCTGGGACCAGTGGTACCCCGAAGCCGCGCGCCTGATGGCGCTGGCCGGTGCCGAACTGCTGCTCTACCCCACCGCCATCGGCTGGGATCCGGATGACCAGAAGGACGAACAGGGCCGCCAGCGCGATGCCTGGGTGCTCAGCCACCGCGGCCATGCCGTGGCCAACGGCGTGCCCGTGCTGAGCTGCAACCGCGTCGGCCACGAGCCGTCGCCGCTCGGTGCCTCCGGCATCCAGTTCTGGGGCAACAGCCACGTGCTGGGCCCGCAGGGTGAGTTCATCGCCGAAGCCGGTGGCGACCCGACCGTACTGGTCTGCGATGTCGACCTGCAGCGCAGCGAACACGTGCGCCGCATCTGGCCGTTCCTGCGCGACCGCCGCATCGACGCCTATGGCGACCTGCTCAAGCGCTACATCGACTGA
- the rpsA gene encoding 30S ribosomal protein S1 translates to MTESFAELFEASQANLAKLKPGAIVSGVVVEVRGDVVVINAGLKSEGIVPIEQFRNDAGEIDVAEGDVVKVALDSIENGFGETVLSREKAKRAMVWDELEEALEKNETITGRISGKVKGGFTVDIKDVRAFLPGSLVDVRPVRDPAYLEGKELEFKLIKLDRKRNNVVVSRRAVVESEHSEEREQLMDKLQEGAILKGVVKNLTDYGAFVDLGGIDGLLHITDMAWKRVRHPSEVVNVGDELDVRVLKFDRERNRVSLGLKQLGEDPWDNIARRYPANSRVFGKVSNVTDYGAFVEIEPGVEGLVHVSEMDWTNKNVNPSKVVQVGDEVEVMVLDVDEERRRISLGMKQVAANPWETFAAIHKKGDKVSGQIKSITDFGIFIGLDGGIDGLVHLSDISWNTTGEDVVRNFKKGDNLDAVVLAVDPERERISLGVKQLEQDPFGQYMAANPKGSKVEGVVKEVDAKGATIELADGIEGYVAARDVANERVDDATQFLKVGDKVEAKFVGMDRKGRTLQLSIKAKDDAEMREVLEEYQSSSASSGTTQLGALLRAQLNGNKSE, encoded by the coding sequence ATGACCGAATCATTTGCCGAACTGTTTGAAGCCAGCCAGGCCAATCTGGCCAAGCTGAAGCCGGGCGCCATCGTCAGCGGTGTTGTCGTTGAAGTCCGCGGCGACGTCGTGGTGATCAACGCCGGCCTGAAGTCCGAAGGCATCGTGCCGATCGAACAGTTCCGTAACGACGCCGGCGAAATCGACGTCGCCGAAGGCGATGTCGTCAAGGTCGCCCTCGACTCGATCGAGAACGGCTTCGGTGAAACCGTCCTGTCGCGCGAGAAAGCCAAGCGCGCCATGGTGTGGGACGAGCTGGAAGAAGCCCTGGAAAAGAACGAAACCATCACCGGCCGCATCAGCGGCAAGGTCAAGGGTGGTTTCACCGTGGACATCAAGGATGTCCGCGCGTTCCTGCCCGGTTCGCTGGTGGATGTGCGCCCGGTGCGCGACCCGGCCTACCTGGAAGGCAAGGAGCTGGAATTCAAGCTCATCAAGCTGGACCGCAAGCGTAACAACGTCGTGGTCTCGCGCCGCGCTGTCGTCGAAAGCGAGCACTCGGAAGAGCGCGAGCAGCTGATGGACAAGCTGCAGGAAGGCGCGATCCTGAAGGGTGTCGTCAAGAACCTGACCGATTACGGCGCATTCGTGGACCTGGGCGGCATCGACGGCCTGCTGCACATCACCGACATGGCCTGGAAGCGCGTGCGCCACCCGTCCGAAGTCGTGAACGTCGGCGACGAGCTGGACGTGCGCGTGCTGAAGTTCGACCGCGAGCGCAACCGCGTTTCGCTCGGCCTGAAGCAGCTGGGCGAGGATCCGTGGGACAACATCGCCCGTCGTTACCCGGCCAACAGCCGCGTGTTCGGCAAGGTCTCCAACGTCACCGATTACGGCGCGTTCGTCGAGATCGAGCCGGGCGTCGAAGGCCTGGTGCACGTCTCCGAGATGGATTGGACCAACAAGAACGTCAACCCGTCCAAGGTTGTGCAGGTCGGTGACGAAGTTGAAGTCATGGTCCTGGACGTCGACGAGGAGCGTCGCCGCATCTCGCTGGGCATGAAGCAGGTTGCCGCCAATCCGTGGGAAACCTTCGCTGCCATCCACAAGAAGGGCGACAAGGTGTCGGGCCAGATCAAGTCGATCACCGACTTCGGCATCTTCATCGGCCTGGACGGCGGTATTGATGGCCTGGTGCACCTGTCCGACATCAGCTGGAACACCACCGGCGAAGACGTGGTCCGCAACTTCAAGAAGGGCGACAACCTGGACGCCGTCGTCCTGGCCGTCGATCCGGAGCGCGAGCGCATCAGCCTGGGCGTCAAGCAGCTGGAGCAGGATCCGTTCGGTCAGTACATGGCTGCCAACCCGAAGGGTTCGAAGGTCGAAGGCGTGGTCAAGGAAGTGGACGCCAAGGGCGCTACCATCGAACTGGCTGACGGCATCGAAGGCTATGTCGCTGCGCGTGACGTTGCCAACGAGCGCGTCGACGACGCGACCCAGTTCCTGAAGGTCGGCGACAAGGTTGAAGCGAAGTTCGTGGGCATGGATCGCAAGGGTCGTACCCTGCAGCTGTCGATCAAGGCCAAGGACGACGCGGAAATGCGCGAAGTGCTGGAGGAATACCAGTCCTCTTCGGCTTCCAGCGGCACCACCCAGCTCGGCGCGCTGCTGCGTGCACAGCTGAACGGCAACAAGTCCGAGTAA
- a CDS encoding efflux RND transporter permease subunit, translating to MSIAEFSIRRPITTIMCFVSLVVVGLIASFRLPLEALPDISAPFLFVQVPYTGSTPEEVERTIIRPTEEALATMTGIKRMRSQATAEGASIFIEFTDWDRDIAIAASDARERIDAIRSDLPDDLQRYNVFKWSSSDEPVLKVRLASASDLTGAYDMLDREFKRRIERIPGVARVEISGAPPNEVEIAIDADRLTAHNLSINELSDRLRTLNFSISAGQIDDNGQRVRIQPVGEITDLQELRDLVIDTKGLRLGDIADVRLKAARMNYGRRLDGNPAVGLDIYKERSANLVEVSRGALAEVEAIRRQPSMRDVNIKVIDNQGKTVTSSLLELAEAGAVGLLLSVTVLFFFLRHWPSTLMVTLAIPICFVITLGFMYFVGVTLNILTMMGLLLAVGMLVDNAVVVVESIYQERERMPDQPVQASIIGTRNVAIALSAGTLCHCIVFVPNLFGETNNISIFMAQIAITISVSLMASWLVAVSLIPMLSARMQTPKLVHSQTGVIARLQRRYAQLLQWTLEHRGWSVFGIIMVVLVSLVPMKLTKIDMFGGEGGTDVFIGYNWKGAFTRAQMSDEILRVEQYLDQNREKLHITQVYSWYSEQEGSSTIVTLDAKHAGNMAAVQESLRKGLPRSARADYIIGNQGGDGGGGGGSKGVEVQLVGDSTQMLQEIGEDVVPLLAQRKELRDVRIDNGEKGSELSIHVDRERAAAFGFNAEQVASFVGLALRGAPLREFRRGDSEVPVWVRFAGAEQSSPEDLASFTVRTGDGRSVPLLSLVDVSIKPSATRVGRTNRQTTLTIKANLAEKVTAPEGRKAMEETLKPMSFPAGYNFTFDGGDFGDDNEAMQQMLFNLVIALVMIYVVMAAVFESLLFPAAIMSGVLFSIFGVFWLFWLTGTSFGIMSFIGILVLMGVVVNNGIVMIEHINNLRRRGLARTQALVEGSRERLRPIMMTMGTAILAMVPISLTDTQLLGDGPPYYPMARAIAGGLAFSTVVSLLFLPTIYAMLDDMSINVARIVRRARGLPPKGSDAVIEPA from the coding sequence ATGAGCATCGCCGAGTTCTCCATCCGCCGCCCCATCACCACCATCATGTGCTTCGTCTCACTGGTGGTGGTGGGCCTGATCGCCTCGTTCCGGTTGCCACTGGAGGCGCTGCCGGACATCTCCGCGCCGTTCCTGTTCGTGCAGGTGCCCTACACCGGCTCGACCCCGGAGGAAGTGGAGCGCACCATCATCCGGCCGACGGAGGAAGCGCTGGCCACGATGACCGGGATCAAGCGCATGCGTTCCCAGGCGACCGCCGAAGGTGCCAGCATCTTCATCGAGTTCACCGACTGGGACCGCGACATCGCCATCGCCGCCTCCGACGCGCGCGAGCGCATCGACGCGATCCGCAGCGACCTGCCCGATGACCTGCAGCGCTACAACGTGTTCAAGTGGTCCAGCAGCGATGAGCCGGTATTGAAGGTGCGCCTGGCCAGTGCATCGGACCTGACCGGTGCCTACGACATGCTCGACCGCGAGTTCAAGCGGCGGATCGAGCGCATTCCCGGCGTGGCCCGGGTGGAGATCTCCGGCGCGCCACCGAATGAGGTGGAAATCGCGATCGATGCCGATCGCCTGACCGCGCACAACCTGAGCATCAACGAACTCAGCGACCGCCTGCGCACGCTCAACTTCTCCATCTCGGCCGGGCAGATCGACGACAACGGTCAGCGGGTACGGATCCAGCCGGTCGGCGAGATCACCGATCTGCAGGAACTGCGCGACCTGGTCATCGATACGAAGGGCCTGCGCCTGGGCGACATTGCCGACGTGCGGCTCAAGGCGGCGCGCATGAACTACGGCCGTCGCCTGGATGGCAATCCGGCGGTGGGCCTGGACATCTACAAGGAGCGCAGCGCCAACCTGGTGGAAGTCTCGCGAGGCGCGCTGGCGGAGGTGGAAGCCATCCGCCGGCAGCCGTCGATGCGCGATGTGAACATCAAGGTGATCGACAACCAGGGCAAGACGGTGACGTCCTCGCTGCTGGAGCTGGCCGAAGCCGGCGCGGTCGGCCTGCTGCTGTCGGTGACGGTGCTGTTCTTCTTCCTGCGCCATTGGCCGTCGACGCTGATGGTGACCCTGGCGATCCCGATCTGTTTCGTGATCACCCTGGGCTTCATGTACTTCGTCGGGGTGACCCTCAACATCCTGACCATGATGGGCCTGCTGCTGGCGGTCGGCATGCTGGTGGACAACGCCGTGGTGGTGGTGGAAAGCATCTACCAGGAACGCGAGCGCATGCCCGACCAACCGGTGCAGGCCTCGATCATCGGCACCCGCAACGTGGCCATCGCGCTCAGCGCCGGCACCCTGTGCCACTGCATCGTGTTCGTGCCCAACCTGTTTGGCGAAACCAACAACATCAGCATCTTCATGGCGCAGATCGCGATCACCATCTCGGTCTCGCTGATGGCCTCGTGGCTGGTGGCGGTGAGCCTGATCCCGATGCTGTCCGCGCGCATGCAGACGCCCAAGCTGGTGCACTCGCAGACCGGCGTGATCGCCCGCCTGCAGCGCCGCTATGCCCAGCTGCTGCAATGGACGCTGGAACACCGCGGCTGGAGCGTGTTCGGCATCATCATGGTGGTGCTGGTCAGCCTGGTGCCGATGAAGCTGACCAAGATCGACATGTTCGGCGGCGAAGGTGGCACCGATGTCTTCATCGGCTACAACTGGAAGGGGGCCTTCACCCGCGCGCAGATGTCCGACGAGATCCTGCGGGTGGAACAGTACCTGGACCAGAACCGCGAGAAGCTGCACATCACCCAGGTGTATTCCTGGTACAGCGAACAGGAAGGCAGCAGCACGATCGTGACGCTGGACGCCAAGCACGCGGGCAACATGGCCGCCGTGCAGGAGTCGCTGCGCAAGGGACTGCCGCGCTCGGCGCGGGCCGATTACATCATCGGCAACCAGGGCGGCGATGGCGGCGGTGGCGGTGGCAGCAAGGGCGTGGAAGTGCAGCTGGTGGGTGATTCGACGCAGATGCTGCAGGAGATCGGCGAAGACGTGGTGCCGTTGCTGGCCCAGCGCAAGGAACTGCGCGATGTACGCATCGACAATGGGGAGAAGGGTAGCGAGCTGTCCATCCATGTGGACCGCGAGCGTGCCGCTGCGTTCGGCTTCAATGCCGAGCAGGTTGCCAGCTTTGTCGGCCTGGCGCTGCGCGGTGCACCGCTGCGCGAGTTCCGTCGCGGTGACAGCGAAGTGCCGGTGTGGGTGCGCTTTGCCGGTGCCGAACAGAGCAGCCCGGAAGACCTGGCCAGCTTCACCGTGCGCACCGGCGACGGTCGCTCGGTACCGCTGCTGAGCCTGGTCGATGTCAGCATCAAGCCGTCCGCCACCCGCGTCGGCCGTACCAACCGCCAGACCACGCTGACCATCAAGGCCAACCTGGCCGAGAAGGTGACGGCGCCGGAAGGCCGCAAGGCGATGGAGGAAACGCTCAAGCCGATGAGCTTCCCGGCCGGCTACAACTTCACCTTCGACGGCGGCGACTTCGGCGACGACAACGAGGCCATGCAGCAGATGCTGTTCAACCTGGTCATCGCGCTGGTGATGATCTACGTGGTGATGGCGGCGGTGTTCGAATCGCTGCTGTTCCCGGCCGCCATCATGAGCGGGGTGCTGTTCTCGATCTTCGGGGTGTTCTGGTTGTTCTGGCTCACCGGTACCTCGTTCGGCATCATGTCCTTCATCGGCATCCTGGTGCTGATGGGGGTGGTGGTGAACAACGGCATCGTGATGATCGAGCACATCAACAACCTGCGCCGGCGCGGCCTGGCCCGCACCCAGGCGCTGGTGGAAGGCTCGCGCGAGCGCCTGCGCCCAATCATGATGACGATGGGCACGGCGATCCTGGCGATGGTCCCGATCTCGCTCACCGACACCCAGCTGCTGGGGGATGGCCCGCCGTACTACCCGATGGCGCGCGCCATTGCCGGCGGCCTGGCGTTCTCCACCGTGGTCAGCCTGCTGTTCCTGCCGACCATCTACGCCATGCTCGACGACATGAGCATCAACGTGGCCCGCATCGTGCGGCGGGCGAGGGGATTGCCGCCCAAGGGCAGCGATGCGGTGATCGAACCGGCATGA
- a CDS encoding GNAT family N-acetyltransferase: protein MTVLLRDATDADVAAITAIYAVEVTDFVNTYEYDVPDAAEMQRRMHDIVARGFPYIVAEVDGHVAGYAYANTYRGRIAYQWTVENSVYVDAAFQGKGVGTALMQGLIDACVARGYRQMVAVIGEPTNTASIKLHERFGFHLVGIFRGLGRKHGRWLDTVQMQRALGDGVDSAPSNE, encoded by the coding sequence GTGACCGTGCTGCTGCGCGACGCCACCGATGCCGACGTTGCGGCCATCACCGCCATCTATGCGGTGGAAGTAACCGACTTCGTCAACACCTATGAGTACGACGTTCCGGATGCGGCCGAGATGCAGCGGCGCATGCACGACATCGTCGCACGCGGTTTCCCGTACATCGTGGCCGAGGTTGACGGCCACGTGGCCGGCTACGCCTATGCCAACACCTACCGTGGGCGTATCGCCTACCAGTGGACGGTCGAAAACTCCGTCTACGTCGATGCCGCGTTCCAGGGCAAGGGCGTCGGCACCGCGCTGATGCAGGGCCTGATCGACGCCTGCGTCGCGCGTGGCTACCGGCAGATGGTGGCGGTGATCGGCGAACCGACCAACACCGCATCGATCAAGCTGCACGAACGCTTCGGCTTCCACCTGGTCGGCATTTTCCGTGGCCTGGGCCGCAAGCATGGGCGCTGGCTGGATACGGTGCAGATGCAGCGCGCGCTCGGCGACGGTGTCGACAGCGCCCCTTCGAATGAATGA